A stretch of the Pantoea nemavictus genome encodes the following:
- a CDS encoding LysR family transcriptional regulator yields the protein MALDIALLHAVVAVAKAGGFREAARMTGSNPSRLSDAVRRAEEQLGVRLFNRTTRTVALTEAGRALMSRLLPAMNEEDAALDALNNFRDTPGGTLRLNVPVSAARIVLPAIVPGFLQRYPDIQLEVVAESNVQDVFRESCDAGIRYDDHLEQDMVALPIGPRTQRFAAAASPGYLAQFGTPQHPRELMQHRCLYGRYATGVVAEWEFTYGEETVRLQPQGPLICSIGAAMDLTVEAAIAGCGVVYLFEDWIKPALNDGSLQPILPQWWQSFSGLWLYYNGRRLIPAPLQAFLDYVRELNAQTSVD from the coding sequence ATGGCGCTGGATATCGCACTGCTTCACGCAGTCGTAGCAGTAGCAAAAGCAGGTGGATTTCGTGAAGCGGCACGGATGACCGGCAGTAACCCGTCGCGCTTGAGTGATGCGGTACGGCGCGCTGAAGAGCAGCTCGGCGTACGGTTGTTCAATCGCACCACGCGAACGGTAGCGTTAACCGAAGCCGGCAGGGCGCTGATGTCGCGCTTACTGCCCGCAATGAATGAAGAGGATGCCGCACTGGATGCGCTAAATAATTTCCGCGATACGCCGGGCGGCACTTTACGTCTGAACGTACCGGTGAGCGCGGCACGCATCGTGTTACCGGCGATTGTGCCGGGCTTTCTGCAGCGCTATCCGGATATCCAGCTGGAAGTGGTAGCAGAAAGTAACGTGCAGGATGTGTTCCGCGAGAGCTGCGATGCAGGGATTCGTTACGACGATCATCTGGAGCAGGATATGGTGGCGCTGCCGATTGGACCTCGCACCCAGCGTTTCGCCGCGGCGGCATCGCCCGGCTATCTGGCGCAGTTTGGTACGCCGCAGCATCCGCGCGAACTGATGCAGCATCGCTGTTTGTACGGGCGCTATGCGACGGGCGTGGTGGCCGAGTGGGAATTTACCTACGGCGAGGAAACCGTCCGCCTGCAGCCGCAGGGGCCGCTCATTTGTAGCATTGGCGCAGCAATGGATTTGACGGTGGAAGCGGCGATTGCCGGTTGCGGCGTAGTGTATCTGTTTGAAGATTGGATCAAACCGGCGCTCAACGATGGCAGCCTGCAGCCGATTTTGCCGCAATGGTGGCAAAGCTTTTCCGGCTTATGGCTCTACTACAACGGGCGTCGCCTAATCCCCGCGCCGCTGCAAGCATTTCTTGATTATGTGCGCGAGCTTAATGCTCAGACGTCTGTAGATTAA
- a CDS encoding PLP-dependent aminotransferase family protein, with protein sequence MRSLYADHVLERMQFMPEGTLQQRLLACMQIAIAEGIFPRATRLPATRDLARELSVSRNTVLNVYENLMAQGYVTARTGSGTWIAENLPEGSLNTPRNDAAMAPLTNKPAAISKRGASLLGHANASPYQWGAFVPGAPDVTQFPHKLFSQIQARLNREPDIERLIYSSNGGCPHLRQALAEYLSVARSVRADADQIIITEGIHQAVDLVSRVLCDPGDQVWIEEPGYWGTRNLLRINGLKINAISVDEQGLIPELPSRSRAPKMIFVTPSHQYPLGVHLSLERRKQLLDLARKHKSWLVEDDYDSEFRFSGQPFPSLQGFEPDAPVIYMGTFSKTLYPALRLGYLVVPKALAQPLRVAAAELYRGGHLLVQRALAEFIQKGHYVAHIRRMRKLYSQRRRFMIGLIERYLGAAFLPLVNHEAGLHLVMNLPAGCDDVAVAALALRRGVKVRPLSQYYMHPQDRRGLLLGFACVDERQCQDAFGVLKGCLVDAGIV encoded by the coding sequence TTGCGAAGTTTGTACGCCGATCATGTATTAGAGCGCATGCAGTTTATGCCGGAAGGGACGTTGCAGCAGCGTTTGCTAGCTTGCATGCAAATCGCTATCGCTGAAGGGATATTTCCGCGCGCCACGCGATTACCTGCCACCCGCGATTTAGCGCGTGAACTGTCGGTGTCACGCAACACCGTGTTGAACGTGTATGAGAATTTGATGGCGCAGGGCTACGTCACGGCGCGCACCGGCAGCGGCACCTGGATTGCAGAAAACCTGCCGGAAGGCTCGCTGAACACGCCGCGCAATGACGCGGCCATGGCGCCATTAACCAACAAACCGGCGGCAATTTCTAAACGCGGTGCCTCTTTGCTCGGCCATGCCAATGCGTCGCCGTATCAGTGGGGAGCATTCGTTCCGGGTGCGCCCGATGTCACGCAGTTTCCGCATAAACTTTTCAGCCAAATTCAGGCGCGCCTGAACCGTGAACCGGATATTGAGCGGCTGATCTACAGCAGCAACGGCGGCTGTCCGCATTTACGCCAGGCATTGGCGGAGTACCTTAGCGTGGCGCGTTCGGTGCGTGCCGATGCCGATCAAATCATCATTACTGAAGGTATTCATCAGGCCGTGGATCTCGTGTCGCGCGTACTATGCGATCCCGGCGATCAGGTGTGGATTGAGGAGCCCGGCTATTGGGGAACGCGAAATTTGCTGCGCATTAATGGACTGAAAATTAATGCCATTTCAGTAGATGAGCAGGGCTTGATCCCGGAATTACCCTCGCGCAGTCGGGCACCCAAGATGATTTTCGTTACACCGTCACATCAATATCCGCTTGGCGTGCATCTTAGCCTTGAGCGCCGTAAGCAGCTGCTGGATTTGGCGCGCAAACACAAAAGCTGGCTGGTTGAAGATGATTACGACAGTGAGTTTCGTTTCTCCGGCCAGCCGTTCCCATCACTGCAAGGGTTTGAACCGGATGCACCGGTGATTTACATGGGCACCTTCAGCAAAACGCTCTATCCGGCACTGCGATTAGGTTATCTGGTGGTACCGAAAGCGCTGGCACAACCGCTGCGCGTGGCGGCAGCGGAACTCTATCGCGGCGGTCATCTGTTGGTGCAGCGTGCGTTGGCCGAGTTCATCCAGAAAGGGCATTACGTGGCGCACATCCGCCGCATGCGTAAGCTCTACAGCCAGCGCCGACGATTTATGATCGGCCTGATTGAACGCTATCTCGGTGCGGCGTTTTTACCGCTGGTGAATCATGAAGCGGGTTTGCATCTGGTGATGAATTTACCGGCGGGTTGCGACGATGTGGCGGTGGCCGCGCTGGCGCTGCGGCGTGGCGTAAAGGTGCGTCCGCTGTCGCAATACTATATGCATCCGCAGGACCGGCGCGGCTTGCTGCTGGGATTTGCCTGTGTCGACGAACGGCAGTGCCAGGATGCATTTGGTGTGCTTAAAGGTTGTCTGGTAGACGCAGGAATCGTTTAG
- a CDS encoding prepilin peptidase, translating into MEWEYGLIGSLLGLSVGSFLNVVIYRLPRQLLQPGLALSLFYPPSHCPNCATPLRWRDNIPLLSWLLLCGKCRYCRGEISGRYPQVELLTALLTLLFIWLLPFTLHLLTALLLLWALIVLALIDLEHLLLPDVITLPLLWAGLLFKTLGWLPGSLHEAVLGAIAGYAVLWLLAAVYQQIRGIDALGMGDAKLLAAMGAWLGWPLLPSVLLFASAGAILCVLIARMAWRRELNHAIAFGPWIALAAISHFIHSIIF; encoded by the coding sequence ATGGAATGGGAATATGGGTTAATTGGCAGTTTGCTGGGGTTGTCGGTTGGCAGCTTTCTCAATGTGGTGATCTATCGTTTGCCGCGGCAATTGCTGCAACCGGGCTTAGCGCTCAGTTTGTTCTACCCACCTTCTCATTGTCCAAATTGTGCTACCCCCTTGCGCTGGCGCGACAATATTCCGCTGCTGAGCTGGCTGCTGCTGTGCGGAAAATGTCGGTATTGCCGTGGCGAAATTAGCGGGCGTTATCCACAGGTCGAGTTGTTAACGGCACTTTTAACGCTGCTGTTTATCTGGCTTTTACCTTTCACTCTGCACTTGCTGACCGCGTTGCTATTGCTGTGGGCGCTAATAGTCCTCGCCTTGATCGACCTCGAACATTTGCTGTTGCCCGATGTGATTACGCTGCCTTTACTTTGGGCCGGTCTGCTGTTTAAAACCCTCGGCTGGCTGCCAGGTTCGTTACACGAAGCCGTATTAGGTGCCATCGCCGGATACGCCGTTTTATGGCTCTTAGCCGCCGTATATCAACAAATTAGAGGCATTGACGCGCTAGGAATGGGTGATGCAAAACTGCTGGCAGCGATGGGCGCCTGGCTAGGCTGGCCACTTTTACCCTCCGTGCTGTTATTCGCTTCGGCTGGCGCTATTTTATGTGTTTTGATTGCCAGAATGGCCTGGCGGCGCGAGCTCAATCACGCTATCGCCTTTGGTCCATGGATCGCCTTAGCGGCTATAAGTCACTTTATTCATTCGATTATTTTTTAA
- a CDS encoding pyridoxal phosphate-dependent decarboxylase family protein — protein MSEVNPILAASASSIEAYQQAIAQSSAAVVQWLQQPEMYQGKTVAELRERITLDFNPNGLGNQAAIERAIEYFLKDSLSVHHPQCVAHLHCPSLVVSQAAEVLINATNQSMDSWDQSPSATIIEIKLIEWLRAQVGYPAGDAGVFTSGGTQSNLMGLMLARDAFYQRQGHSVQQHGITGDLRKIKVLCSENAHFSVQKNMALLGHGYQSVVQVKSDQFARMDVLDLKAKLAQADANGEQILAIVATAGTTDAGAIDPLREIAGIAAEHNIWVHVDAAWGGALLLSEKYRDYLDGLELVDSVTLDFHKQYFQTISCGAFLLKDERHYELMRYQAAYLNSEFDEEAGVPNLVSKSLQTTRRFDALKLWMGLEALGQKQYAAIIDHGVTLAQEVAKFVTSEPRLELVMQPQLASVLFRYRPEQLTDTAQIALFNQRIGDALLDSGRANVGVTENQGVTCLKLTLLNPTVTLEDVKVLLALVEKTANQLLNA, from the coding sequence ATGTCTGAAGTAAACCCGATTCTGGCCGCCTCTGCATCGAGCATTGAGGCTTACCAGCAGGCGATTGCCCAAAGCAGCGCCGCGGTTGTGCAGTGGCTGCAACAGCCTGAGATGTATCAAGGCAAAACGGTTGCCGAACTGCGCGAGCGTATCACGCTCGACTTCAATCCAAACGGCCTGGGTAACCAGGCCGCGATTGAACGCGCGATTGAATATTTCCTGAAAGATAGCCTTTCAGTGCATCACCCACAGTGTGTGGCGCACCTGCACTGCCCTAGCCTGGTGGTAAGCCAGGCGGCTGAAGTGCTGATTAACGCCACCAATCAGAGTATGGATTCGTGGGATCAGAGCCCTTCTGCCACCATCATAGAGATCAAACTGATCGAGTGGTTGCGTGCACAGGTTGGTTATCCGGCTGGCGATGCGGGTGTCTTCACCAGCGGCGGCACACAGAGCAATCTGATGGGCCTGATGCTGGCGCGTGATGCGTTCTATCAGCGTCAGGGGCACTCGGTGCAACAGCACGGCATTACTGGCGATCTGCGTAAGATCAAAGTGCTGTGCTCGGAAAATGCGCACTTCTCCGTACAGAAGAACATGGCATTGCTCGGCCACGGCTATCAGTCTGTGGTGCAGGTGAAGTCCGATCAGTTTGCCCGTATGGATGTGTTAGACCTGAAAGCTAAACTGGCTCAGGCCGACGCTAACGGCGAACAGATCCTGGCTATCGTCGCAACCGCCGGTACCACCGATGCAGGTGCTATCGATCCGCTGCGTGAAATTGCCGGTATCGCTGCTGAACACAATATCTGGGTACACGTTGATGCAGCCTGGGGCGGCGCACTGCTGCTGTCCGAGAAGTATCGTGACTATCTTGACGGCCTGGAACTGGTGGATTCTGTCACGCTGGACTTCCACAAACAGTATTTCCAGACCATCAGCTGCGGTGCCTTCCTGTTGAAAGATGAGCGTCACTACGAGCTGATGCGCTATCAAGCGGCTTACCTGAACTCTGAGTTTGACGAAGAGGCTGGCGTACCGAATCTGGTATCCAAATCACTGCAGACCACGCGTCGTTTCGATGCGCTGAAACTGTGGATGGGCCTGGAAGCGCTGGGTCAGAAACAGTATGCCGCGATCATTGATCACGGTGTTACCCTGGCACAGGAAGTGGCGAAGTTTGTCACCTCTGAACCGCGTCTGGAGCTGGTGATGCAGCCACAGTTGGCTAGCGTACTGTTCCGCTACCGTCCTGAGCAACTGACTGATACCGCGCAGATTGCGCTGTTCAACCAGCGCATCGGCGATGCGCTACTGGATTCAGGCCGTGCCAACGTCGGCGTGACCGAGAACCAGGGCGTAACTTGCCTGAAGTTGACGTTGCTGAATCCAACCGTGACGCTCGAGGATGTTAAAGTCCTGCTGGCGCTGGTTGAAAAAACGGCAAATCAGCTGCTGAACGCGTAA
- the gabP gene encoding GABA permease yields MSSKNADVLAQGLKPRHVRMLSIGGVIGAGLFVGSGHAIAEAGPAVLLAYLAAGALVVLIMRMLAEMAVASPDSGSFSTYADKSLGRWAGFTIGWLYWWFWVLVIPLEANAAGTILHSWFPQVAVWEYTLAITTFLTISNLFSVKNYGEFEFWFALLKVVAIVAFLCAGSLAVFGLMPGSSTQGISHLYDTHGFMPNGISAVLAAILTTMFSFMGTEIVTIAAAESREPKKQITQATNSVIWRIALFYLLSIFIVVALVPWNTPSLMKAGSYQTAMQMMNVPYAKQIVDVVVLIAVCSCLNSALYTASRMIYSLSRRQDAPAMASRTTRSGTPWVAVLLSTAAAFLAVIANYLAPSAVFEFLLASSGAIALLVYLVIAASHLVLRKKREARGEMLSYRMWLFPGLTWATMVFIVGVLIAMLFNQQHRPEIIATGLLTLAVVAASRIVQRKRVARKSEEMVALRS; encoded by the coding sequence ATGAGTTCAAAGAATGCCGATGTTTTGGCGCAAGGCCTGAAGCCACGCCACGTGCGGATGTTATCGATTGGTGGCGTTATCGGCGCCGGACTGTTTGTCGGTTCGGGTCATGCCATCGCTGAGGCCGGTCCCGCCGTGCTGCTGGCCTACCTTGCCGCCGGTGCGCTGGTCGTGCTGATTATGCGTATGCTGGCGGAGATGGCGGTAGCCTCACCGGATTCCGGCTCCTTCTCCACTTACGCCGACAAATCGCTGGGGCGTTGGGCCGGTTTTACCATCGGCTGGCTCTACTGGTGGTTTTGGGTGCTGGTAATTCCGCTGGAGGCCAACGCGGCAGGCACCATTCTGCATTCGTGGTTTCCACAGGTTGCGGTATGGGAATACACGCTGGCGATCACCACGTTTCTCACCATCAGCAACCTGTTCAGCGTCAAAAATTATGGCGAGTTCGAGTTTTGGTTTGCCCTGCTGAAAGTCGTGGCGATTGTCGCTTTCCTCTGCGCGGGAAGCCTGGCGGTATTCGGTTTAATGCCCGGCAGCAGCACGCAAGGCATTTCGCATCTGTATGATACGCATGGCTTTATGCCAAACGGCATCAGCGCGGTATTGGCGGCAATTCTCACCACGATGTTCTCGTTTATGGGCACGGAGATCGTCACCATTGCCGCAGCGGAATCGCGCGAGCCGAAGAAGCAGATTACTCAGGCAACCAACTCGGTGATCTGGCGTATTGCGCTGTTCTATTTGCTGTCGATTTTCATTGTGGTAGCGCTGGTGCCGTGGAACACGCCATCACTGATGAAAGCCGGTTCTTACCAGACGGCGATGCAAATGATGAACGTGCCTTACGCCAAACAGATCGTTGATGTGGTGGTGTTGATTGCGGTGTGTAGCTGTCTCAATTCGGCGCTGTATACCGCGTCGCGCATGATCTACTCGCTGTCACGCCGTCAGGATGCACCCGCCATGGCGTCACGTACCACGCGCAGCGGCACGCCGTGGGTGGCGGTGCTGCTTTCCACGGCAGCGGCCTTCCTTGCGGTGATCGCTAACTATCTGGCGCCCAGTGCGGTGTTTGAATTCCTGCTGGCCAGTTCCGGTGCCATCGCTTTGCTGGTGTATCTGGTGATCGCCGCCTCGCATCTGGTGCTGCGCAAAAAGCGCGAAGCGCGCGGCGAAATGCTCAGCTATCGCATGTGGTTGTTCCCTGGCCTGACGTGGGCGACGATGGTATTCATCGTCGGCGTGTTGATTGCCATGCTGTTTAATCAGCAACATCGACCAGAGATTATTGCTACCGGCCTGCTCACGCTGGCGGTGGTGGCCGCCAGTCGCATCGTGCAGCGCAAACGCGTAGCGCGTAAAAGTGAGGAGATGGTGGCGTTGCGCTCATAA
- the gabT gene encoding 4-aminobutyrate--2-oxoglutarate transaminase produces the protein MEGKNSQLQQRKDDALPRGTGNLCQWYVEHAENATLRDGEGNSWIDFAGGIAVLNTGHRHPRIVQAIAEQLEKFTHTAFQVTPYESYVALAERLNRVVPIAGKAKTAFFSTGAEAVENAVKVARAATRRHGIITFGNSFHGRTFMTMAMTGKVAPYKRDFGPMPASVWHARYPNSVTGISVEDALTSLQDIFTQDIAPQDVAAIVLEPIQGEGGFHVAPPEFFNHLRTLADEHGILLIADEVQSGFARTGKLFAMEHYAVKADLITMAKSLAGGMPLSAVSGRAEIMDAPGPGGLGGTYAGNPLAIASAHAVLDVIADEKLCERSQQLGAQLTDFLHGIRSQCAAITDIRGLGSMIAVEFASAQTAQTIQQQAMAQGLLLLTCGPQGNVIRFLYPLTIPDAQFSQALEILGSVLSQHFDS, from the coding sequence ATGGAAGGTAAAAACAGCCAGTTGCAACAACGCAAAGATGACGCCCTGCCACGCGGCACCGGTAATCTTTGTCAGTGGTATGTAGAACACGCCGAAAACGCGACGCTGCGCGACGGTGAAGGCAATAGCTGGATCGATTTCGCCGGCGGCATTGCGGTGCTGAATACCGGTCACCGCCATCCACGCATCGTGCAGGCGATTGCCGAACAGTTAGAGAAATTTACCCATACGGCGTTCCAGGTCACGCCGTATGAGAGCTATGTGGCGCTGGCCGAACGCCTTAACCGCGTGGTGCCCATTGCGGGGAAAGCCAAAACCGCCTTCTTCTCCACCGGCGCCGAAGCGGTCGAAAATGCGGTGAAAGTGGCGCGTGCAGCCACGCGTCGCCACGGCATCATCACTTTCGGTAATTCATTCCACGGGCGCACTTTTATGACCATGGCGATGACCGGCAAAGTGGCACCTTACAAACGCGATTTTGGCCCGATGCCTGCTTCGGTATGGCACGCACGCTATCCCAACAGCGTCACCGGCATCAGCGTGGAGGATGCGCTGACCAGCCTGCAGGATATCTTCACTCAGGACATCGCACCGCAGGATGTTGCCGCCATCGTGCTCGAGCCGATTCAGGGTGAAGGCGGATTCCACGTCGCCCCGCCTGAGTTCTTCAACCACCTGCGCACATTGGCCGATGAACACGGCATTCTGCTGATTGCCGATGAAGTGCAATCCGGATTTGCCCGCACCGGTAAGCTGTTCGCCATGGAACACTATGCGGTGAAAGCGGATCTGATCACGATGGCGAAAAGTCTCGCGGGCGGGATGCCGCTCTCAGCGGTAAGCGGTCGCGCCGAGATTATGGATGCGCCGGGTCCCGGTGGTCTCGGCGGCACCTACGCCGGCAACCCGCTAGCCATTGCCTCAGCGCACGCGGTGCTCGACGTGATTGCCGATGAGAAGCTGTGTGAGCGTTCTCAACAACTCGGCGCACAGCTGACTGATTTCCTGCACGGCATACGTAGCCAGTGCGCGGCGATCACCGATATTCGTGGTCTTGGCTCGATGATTGCGGTGGAGTTCGCCTCAGCGCAAACCGCACAGACTATTCAGCAACAGGCGATGGCGCAGGGGCTGCTGCTGCTGACCTGCGGCCCGCAGGGCAATGTCATCCGCTTCCTCTATCCGCTCACCATCCCTGATGCGCAATTCAGCCAGGCGCTGGAGATTCTCGGCAGCGTGCTGAGTCAGCATTTCGATTCTTAG
- a CDS encoding aldo/keto reductase family oxidoreductase yields MSHPAMTYTLGDRQVARLGYGAMQLAGPGVFGPPKDEARALQVLRDAIAAGVNHIDTSDFYGPHITNQLIKKALHPYADDLVIVTKVGARRDDKGGWLPAFTPEALTQAVEDNLRNLGLEVMDVVNLRSMLDVYGPKEGSLEPQVEAMIKLKERGLIRHIGLSNVTAKQVADAQAMTPIACVQNLYNLANRQDEALIDQLAAQGIAYVPFFPLGGFSPLQSDRLTEVANELNVTPLQVALAWLLQRSPNILLIPGTSSPEHLKQNLASREVTLSQEVVERLDSIGKA; encoded by the coding sequence ATGTCTCATCCCGCAATGACTTATACACTTGGCGATCGCCAGGTTGCACGACTCGGTTACGGTGCCATGCAGTTGGCTGGCCCCGGCGTATTTGGTCCGCCGAAAGATGAAGCACGCGCTTTACAGGTGCTGCGCGATGCTATCGCCGCTGGCGTCAATCACATCGACACCAGTGACTTTTATGGCCCGCACATAACCAATCAGCTGATTAAAAAAGCGTTGCACCCTTACGCTGACGATCTGGTGATCGTCACCAAAGTGGGCGCGCGTCGCGATGATAAAGGCGGCTGGCTGCCGGCATTTACGCCGGAAGCGCTGACGCAGGCGGTGGAAGATAACCTGCGTAATCTCGGACTTGAGGTAATGGACGTGGTGAATCTGCGTTCGATGCTGGACGTGTATGGACCAAAAGAAGGTTCGCTGGAGCCGCAGGTTGAGGCAATGATCAAGCTGAAAGAGCGCGGTTTGATTCGTCATATCGGGCTCAGCAACGTTACCGCCAAACAAGTAGCCGATGCCCAGGCGATGACGCCGATTGCCTGCGTGCAGAACCTCTACAATCTGGCCAATCGCCAGGATGAAGCGCTAATCGATCAGCTGGCAGCACAAGGAATTGCTTACGTGCCGTTCTTCCCGCTGGGCGGTTTTTCACCGCTGCAGTCGGATCGGCTAACCGAAGTGGCGAACGAGTTGAACGTTACGCCGTTACAAGTCGCGCTGGCGTGGCTGCTGCAACGTTCACCGAACATTCTGCTGATTCCCGGCACCTCATCGCCAGAGCATTTGAAGCAGAATCTAGCGAGTCGTGAAGTGACGCTGTCTCAAGAAGTGGTTGAGCGTTTGGACAGCATCGGAAAGGCATAA
- a CDS encoding diaminobutyrate--2-oxoglutarate transaminase: MMTDKVRIDSFGANAFNGNNDAFLARQAEFESNVRSYPRKLPLAIAKAHGVWITDVENKQYLDCLAGAGTLALGHNHPDVLQSIQNVITSGLPLHTLDLTTPLKDQFSESLLSLLPGQGKDYCLQFTGPSGADAVEAALKLAKKATGRSGVISFSGGYHGMTHGALSVTGNLAPKEAVDGMMPEVQFMPYPHQYRCPLGIGGEAGVKALTYYFDNLINDVESGVRKPAAVILEAVQGEGGVNPAPAEWLQRIRKVTQEHGILLILDEIQAGFARTGKFFAFEHAGIEPDIIVMSKAVGGGLPLAVLGIKKQFDVWSPGHHTGTFRGNQLAMATGLTTLKILKEQDIAGKVAAQGEWLKAQLTAMQKRFPVIGHVRGLGMMIGIEIVKPNEAADHMGSFPADGELSALLQKKCFEAGLILERGGRHGAVLRLLPSLLITNDELAIFLDKFEQALIGAGVKPV, encoded by the coding sequence ATGATGACGGATAAAGTCCGTATTGATAGTTTTGGTGCCAATGCATTCAACGGAAACAACGACGCATTCTTAGCCCGTCAGGCTGAGTTTGAATCTAACGTTAGGAGTTACCCGCGCAAATTGCCTTTAGCGATCGCTAAAGCCCATGGCGTGTGGATCACAGATGTTGAGAATAAACAATATCTTGACTGTCTGGCTGGCGCAGGGACGCTGGCACTGGGTCATAACCATCCTGATGTTCTTCAGAGCATACAAAATGTCATTACCAGCGGCTTGCCGTTACATACTCTTGATCTGACTACGCCTCTTAAAGATCAGTTCTCTGAATCTCTGCTCTCGCTGCTGCCTGGCCAGGGTAAGGATTATTGCCTGCAGTTCACCGGTCCTTCCGGTGCCGATGCCGTTGAAGCCGCGCTGAAACTGGCGAAGAAAGCCACCGGCCGTAGCGGTGTGATCAGCTTCTCTGGCGGCTACCACGGTATGACGCACGGCGCGCTGTCCGTCACCGGTAACCTGGCGCCTAAAGAGGCGGTTGATGGCATGATGCCAGAAGTCCAGTTCATGCCTTACCCGCACCAGTATCGCTGCCCGCTCGGCATCGGTGGTGAAGCCGGCGTTAAAGCGCTGACTTACTACTTCGATAACCTGATCAACGACGTGGAAAGCGGCGTGCGCAAGCCTGCGGCAGTTATCCTTGAAGCCGTTCAGGGCGAAGGCGGCGTGAACCCAGCGCCAGCTGAGTGGCTGCAACGTATCCGTAAAGTGACTCAGGAACACGGCATTCTGCTGATTCTTGACGAAATTCAGGCTGGCTTTGCCCGTACCGGTAAATTCTTCGCCTTCGAACACGCGGGTATCGAACCAGACATCATTGTGATGTCTAAAGCGGTCGGCGGCGGTCTGCCACTGGCGGTGCTGGGCATCAAAAAGCAGTTCGACGTTTGGTCTCCAGGTCACCACACCGGCACCTTCCGTGGTAACCAGCTGGCGATGGCCACCGGCCTGACCACGCTGAAAATCCTGAAAGAGCAGGATATCGCGGGCAAAGTTGCGGCGCAGGGCGAATGGCTGAAAGCGCAGTTGACCGCTATGCAGAAGCGCTTCCCGGTGATTGGTCACGTTCGCGGTCTCGGCATGATGATCGGTATTGAGATCGTTAAACCGAACGAAGCGGCAGACCACATGGGCAGCTTCCCGGCAGACGGCGAACTCTCTGCGCTGCTGCAGAAGAAGTGCTTCGAAGCAGGTCTGATTCTGGAGCGCGGTGGCCGTCATGGCGCAGTGTTGCGTCTGCTGCCTTCACTGCTGATCACCAACGATGAGCTGGCGATTTTCCTGGATAAATTTGAGCAGGCGCTGATTGGCGCTGGCGTCAAACCTGTTTGA